In a genomic window of Candidatus Hadarchaeales archaeon:
- a CDS encoding zinc-dependent alcohol dehydrogenase family protein, whose product MRAAVLRRTAPAEESPLSLEELPTPSPDEGEILIRISVCGICRTELDEVEGRLKPKLPVIPGHQVVGRVEELGRGASGYEKGERVGVAWIYWACGKCRFCTRGMENLCPEFMGTGCDVDGGYAEYMVVPQGFAYPLPPTFRDTEAAPLLCGGAIGYRALRLTGMKDGDIIGLYGYGSSAHLVHQLIRYLFPSSEVYVFTRRRGDGPSELARRQGADWVGETGDTPPKKLHCAIDTTPTGETVKEALRNLEKGGRLVMNLIRKETPIPELDYTSHLWEEKEMKSVANITREDVKEFLKVAAEIPLRPEVKEFRLEEANRALLALKRGEYRGSGVLRIRA is encoded by the coding sequence ATGAGGGCGGCGGTCCTCAGGAGGACGGCCCCAGCGGAGGAGTCCCCCCTCTCGCTGGAGGAGCTTCCCACGCCTTCACCCGATGAGGGGGAGATCCTGATCAGGATCTCGGTGTGTGGAATTTGCAGGACCGAGCTCGACGAGGTGGAAGGAAGGCTCAAACCAAAGCTTCCCGTCATCCCCGGGCACCAGGTGGTGGGGAGGGTGGAGGAACTGGGTCGGGGTGCCTCGGGTTACGAGAAGGGGGAGAGGGTGGGGGTAGCCTGGATCTACTGGGCCTGCGGGAAGTGCAGGTTCTGCACCCGGGGGATGGAGAACCTCTGTCCCGAGTTCATGGGGACGGGGTGTGATGTCGATGGGGGGTACGCGGAGTACATGGTGGTACCGCAAGGTTTCGCCTATCCCCTTCCACCCACCTTTCGGGACACGGAGGCTGCCCCCCTCCTCTGCGGAGGGGCCATTGGGTACCGGGCCCTGAGACTGACGGGAATGAAGGATGGGGATATCATAGGACTATACGGATACGGTTCCTCCGCCCATCTCGTCCACCAACTCATCAGATACCTCTTTCCTTCTTCTGAGGTCTACGTTTTCACCAGGAGGAGAGGGGACGGGCCGAGTGAGCTGGCTAGAAGGCAAGGGGCCGATTGGGTGGGGGAAACGGGGGATACACCCCCCAAGAAACTCCACTGCGCCATCGACACCACTCCGACCGGAGAAACGGTGAAGGAGGCCCTGAGGAACCTGGAAAAGGGAGGAAGGTTGGTGATGAACCTGATAAGGAAGGAAACACCCATCCCCGAACTCGACTATACCTCACACCTCTGGGAGGAAAAGGAGATGAAGAGCGTCGCCAACATCACCAGGGAGGATGTGAAGGAGTTCCTGAAGGTTGCCGCGGAAATCCCCTTGAGGCCAGAGGTGAAGGAATTCAGGCTGGAGGAAGCCAATCGGGCCCTGCTCGCCTTGAAGAGGGGGGAATACAGGGGGAGCGGGGTACTGAGGATAAGGGCTTAA
- a CDS encoding radical SAM protein, protein MGRKFSGKFKISNRLDSCLDCGFCTLQIACPGESKCTGCGACVLACPHSSKVLEEREEEREGVRISVNGESFHVPERVTVLRALEFLGFKVSSLPWEEGIFAPCRTGGCWACSVVIDGELKPSCITPVREGMSILTDTSGFKPLRLVSGFQGHPVGGVGTPYWLKSGLRYVEAACFAHGCILRCPSCQNWHLTYSSIESPLTPERAAALMKKTRERFGVNRMAISGGEPTLNRKWLLEYLRNLKGMNQDPEARLHVDTNATVLTRDYIDELVEAGMTDIGVDLKGLELETFCRITGVEERLARELQKTEWSAAEYFIKEYYPEVFVGIGIPYNPSFISLEEVERMGEKIAKWDPEVQVCALDYRAEFRARGLRKPTYQQMLEVKRVLEEAGLRCVICQTERGHVGP, encoded by the coding sequence ATGGGGAGGAAATTTTCCGGGAAGTTCAAGATTTCGAACCGACTCGACTCCTGCCTGGATTGTGGCTTCTGCACCCTTCAAATCGCCTGCCCTGGAGAGAGCAAGTGCACCGGTTGTGGTGCCTGTGTATTGGCTTGTCCCCACTCCTCCAAGGTATTGGAAGAAAGGGAAGAGGAAAGGGAAGGTGTGAGGATCTCGGTAAACGGTGAGAGTTTCCATGTTCCGGAGCGTGTGACGGTTTTGAGGGCTTTGGAGTTCCTCGGATTCAAGGTCTCCTCCCTCCCTTGGGAGGAAGGGATTTTCGCCCCCTGCAGGACGGGAGGTTGCTGGGCCTGCTCGGTGGTGATCGATGGGGAACTCAAACCCAGCTGTATTACCCCCGTTCGTGAGGGTATGTCCATCCTGACGGATACTTCAGGCTTCAAACCCCTCCGCCTGGTTTCGGGTTTTCAGGGGCATCCCGTTGGAGGGGTGGGGACACCTTACTGGCTCAAGTCGGGACTCAGGTATGTGGAGGCTGCTTGCTTCGCCCACGGATGTATCCTGCGCTGCCCCAGCTGCCAGAACTGGCACCTCACCTATTCCTCGATCGAGAGCCCGCTCACCCCGGAAAGAGCGGCTGCCCTCATGAAGAAAACGAGGGAAAGGTTTGGGGTGAACAGGATGGCCATAAGCGGTGGGGAACCCACCCTTAACAGGAAATGGTTACTCGAGTATCTCAGGAATCTGAAGGGGATGAACCAGGATCCCGAGGCCAGATTGCACGTGGATACCAATGCGACGGTACTGACGAGGGACTACATAGACGAACTGGTTGAGGCCGGCATGACCGACATAGGGGTGGATCTCAAGGGATTGGAGCTGGAGACCTTCTGCAGGATAACGGGGGTGGAAGAAAGGCTTGCCCGTGAACTCCAAAAGACCGAGTGGAGTGCGGCCGAATACTTCATCAAAGAATACTATCCAGAAGTCTTCGTGGGGATAGGGATTCCCTACAACCCTTCCTTCATCTCCCTCGAAGAGGTGGAGAGGATGGGGGAGAAAATAGCCAAGTGGGACCCGGAGGTTCAGGTCTGTGCCCTCGATTACAGGGCCGAGTTCAGGGCCAGGGGACTCAGAAAACCCACTTATCAGCAAATGCTGGAAGTCAAGAGGGTTTTAGAAGAAGCCGGATTGAGATGTGTCATCTGTCAGACGGAGCGCGGTCATGTCGGTCCTTGA
- a CDS encoding NAD-dependent deacylase, with protein MSVLEGWMERLGLKPSRKLVAVVLTGAGVSAESGVPIFRGPGSLWELPEARKLAARARPPWNNRGTWEFYEWRRQLVSRCKPNPAHLVIAEMERYFEDFTLITQNVDGLHQRAGSRRVFELHGSMWKGRCPKCEEIVDLPETPLPELPPKHSCGTPMRPHVVQFGEPVDRLALTEGIKASSKADLFFVVGTSAVVHPAAGLPFLALESGAKVIEINPTETPLTPYVTLSLRGKAGEILPKLWREFLSKEA; from the coding sequence ATGTCGGTCCTTGAAGGTTGGATGGAAAGGCTGGGCTTGAAACCCAGCCGGAAACTCGTGGCGGTGGTGCTAACGGGGGCCGGGGTTTCGGCCGAAAGCGGGGTACCCATCTTCAGGGGACCCGGATCCCTTTGGGAACTTCCGGAAGCGAGAAAACTCGCGGCCAGGGCCAGACCCCCTTGGAACAACCGGGGCACTTGGGAGTTTTACGAGTGGAGGAGGCAGCTCGTTTCCAGATGTAAACCCAATCCTGCCCATTTGGTGATAGCGGAGATGGAAAGGTACTTCGAGGATTTCACCCTGATCACCCAGAACGTGGACGGTCTCCATCAGAGGGCGGGAAGCAGGAGGGTTTTCGAGTTACATGGGAGCATGTGGAAGGGAAGGTGTCCGAAGTGCGAGGAAATCGTGGATCTCCCGGAAACCCCCCTTCCCGAGCTTCCTCCCAAACACTCCTGTGGAACCCCCATGCGACCCCATGTGGTCCAGTTCGGGGAACCCGTCGATCGGCTGGCCCTCACGGAAGGAATAAAAGCCAGCTCCAAGGCCGACCTCTTCTTCGTGGTGGGTACCTCGGCCGTTGTTCACCCGGCCGCTGGACTCCCCTTCCTAGCCCTGGAAAGCGGGGCAAAGGTGATAGAAATCAATCCCACGGAAACTCCCCTAACCCCGTACGTCACCCTTTCTCTGAGGGGGAAGGCTGGGGAAATCTTGCCCAAGCTCTGGAGGGAATTCCTTTCGAAGGAAGCCTGA
- a CDS encoding acyl-CoA dehydrogenase family protein, translating to MIEALLSPEQRKLREEVREFVKWVPRQLLLDMDAERVRYPRVFLEEAARRRLLGLRFPKEYGGRGLGWEEEVIALEEVGVLGASLACLYSLVSIVGEALNKFGTPEQKEKWLRPVLEGKLTVAEALTEPRGGSDFFGTTTVARKERDTYILHGQKRFIVGAEGADLFLVYARTDPSAPSHKALTCFVVERGPGVEVQYIYGLMGTRGGGAGRVYFRDVKVPAENIIGKENGGAEVFWHMMIPERMTTAAGSIGMARAALEVAARYADKRKAFGQKIRSFQAVSFKIADSLTLLDAARGLVHLTARAIDAGEEPGRVRRLVSESKKFSTEAAWQVVNHAMQILGGIGYTTVFPVERLLRDMRLAMIWTGTNEIMDLIIQHEFYREFLQAPQASRDVEADAAEADRTEEKVYE from the coding sequence ATGATTGAAGCCCTCCTCTCACCGGAGCAGAGAAAGCTCAGGGAAGAAGTGCGTGAGTTCGTGAAATGGGTTCCCAGACAACTTCTCCTGGACATGGATGCCGAAAGGGTGCGTTATCCCAGGGTCTTCCTGGAGGAGGCTGCCCGTCGCAGGCTACTGGGTCTTCGTTTCCCCAAGGAATACGGAGGAAGGGGACTGGGATGGGAGGAAGAAGTCATAGCGCTGGAGGAAGTGGGGGTGCTGGGAGCCTCCCTGGCCTGTCTCTATTCCCTTGTGAGCATCGTGGGTGAGGCCCTGAACAAGTTCGGTACCCCGGAGCAGAAGGAAAAATGGTTGCGTCCCGTGCTGGAGGGAAAGTTGACGGTGGCCGAGGCCCTCACGGAACCCAGGGGAGGTTCGGATTTTTTTGGGACCACTACCGTCGCCAGAAAGGAGAGAGATACCTATATTCTTCACGGACAGAAGCGCTTCATCGTAGGAGCCGAAGGGGCGGATCTCTTCCTCGTTTACGCCCGTACGGATCCTTCCGCACCCTCCCACAAGGCCCTTACCTGTTTCGTGGTGGAAAGGGGGCCCGGCGTAGAGGTTCAGTACATCTATGGACTGATGGGTACGAGGGGAGGGGGTGCCGGAAGGGTATACTTCAGGGATGTGAAGGTACCGGCGGAGAACATAATAGGGAAGGAAAACGGTGGGGCGGAAGTGTTCTGGCACATGATGATCCCGGAAAGGATGACCACGGCCGCAGGTTCCATCGGCATGGCGAGGGCAGCCCTCGAGGTGGCTGCTAGGTACGCCGACAAGCGAAAGGCCTTCGGACAGAAGATAAGGAGTTTTCAGGCGGTGAGCTTCAAGATAGCGGATAGCCTCACCCTCTTGGATGCGGCTAGGGGCTTGGTCCATCTCACCGCTAGGGCCATAGATGCGGGGGAAGAACCTGGACGTGTGAGGAGGTTGGTTTCTGAGTCCAAGAAGTTTTCCACAGAGGCCGCTTGGCAGGTGGTGAACCATGCCATGCAGATCCTCGGGGGGATAGGTTACACCACGGTCTTTCCCGTGGAACGCCTGTTGAGGGACATGAGGCTGGCCATGATTTGGACGGGAACTAACGAGATCATGGATCTCATCATCCAACACGAATTCTACAGGGAATTCTTGCAGGCCCCCCAAGCTTCTAGGGATGTGGAGGCCGATGCTGCAGAGGCAGATAGAACCGAGGAAAAGGTCTACGAGTGA
- a CDS encoding 4-hydroxyphenylacetate 3-hydroxylase family protein, producing MGRLMNGREYIQSLRRLKPTLYFMGRKIESVADEPMLRPHVQAAAMTYELAHDPRYEEIMTAVSHLTGERINRFTHIHQSTEDLVKKVMMMRLLGRKTGSCFQRCVGLDALNSLYIVTYEIDQKLGTDYHRRFVEYLKKVQREDLMCTGSVTDVKGDRSLRPHQQPDPDLYVRVVERREDGIVVRGAKAHQTGAANSHEVVVLPTRALGPEDKDYAVAFSVPIDTPGLIQIFGRQTNDTRRLDGEIDCGNPNYGIVGGETLMIFDNVFVPWERVFMCGEYEFAGRLVEVFATFHRQNYGGCKVGVADVLIGASALLAEYSGIAGSSHVEDKLTEMVHLSETCWCCSLACSYLGHRTPSGAYLADPLLANVVKLNITRLPYEWSRLAQDLAGGLVTTAPSEKDLKNPEIGRLVEKYLARKKGVPTEHILKLFRLIENLSLGGQLPECMHGAGSPQAQKIVIRRRAGIEEKKEFAKKIVGLERDEHLEKIRGSK from the coding sequence ATGGGAAGGCTGATGAACGGAAGGGAATACATCCAGAGCCTCAGGAGGCTGAAACCCACCCTCTACTTCATGGGGAGGAAAATCGAAAGCGTGGCGGACGAGCCCATGCTCAGGCCGCATGTGCAGGCGGCTGCCATGACCTATGAACTGGCGCACGACCCAAGGTATGAGGAGATCATGACTGCCGTTTCCCACCTCACGGGTGAAAGGATCAATCGCTTCACCCACATTCACCAGAGCACAGAGGATTTGGTGAAGAAAGTCATGATGATGAGGCTTCTGGGAAGGAAGACGGGAAGCTGCTTCCAGAGGTGTGTGGGGCTTGATGCCTTGAACTCCCTCTACATCGTCACTTACGAGATCGACCAGAAACTTGGAACGGATTATCACCGCCGCTTCGTGGAATACCTGAAAAAGGTGCAGAGGGAGGATCTGATGTGCACGGGCTCCGTCACCGATGTAAAGGGCGATAGGAGCTTGAGACCCCATCAGCAACCTGATCCGGATCTCTACGTCAGGGTGGTAGAGAGGAGGGAGGATGGAATAGTGGTGAGGGGGGCCAAAGCCCATCAGACCGGGGCCGCCAATTCCCACGAAGTAGTGGTCTTACCCACTCGCGCCCTGGGTCCAGAGGATAAAGACTACGCTGTGGCCTTTTCCGTTCCCATCGATACACCAGGTCTCATCCAAATCTTCGGAAGGCAAACCAACGATACTCGAAGATTGGATGGAGAAATAGATTGCGGAAACCCGAACTACGGAATCGTGGGGGGAGAAACCCTGATGATCTTCGACAACGTTTTCGTACCCTGGGAGAGGGTGTTCATGTGCGGGGAGTACGAGTTCGCCGGAAGGTTGGTAGAAGTCTTCGCTACCTTCCATCGTCAAAATTACGGTGGATGTAAGGTGGGCGTCGCCGATGTCCTCATAGGTGCTTCCGCCTTGCTGGCGGAGTACAGCGGAATAGCGGGCTCCTCCCATGTGGAGGACAAGCTCACGGAAATGGTCCATCTTTCCGAGACCTGCTGGTGTTGCTCGCTGGCTTGTTCTTACCTAGGGCACAGGACCCCATCCGGAGCCTATCTGGCCGATCCCCTGCTGGCCAACGTGGTGAAGCTCAACATCACTAGGTTACCCTACGAGTGGTCCAGACTGGCACAGGATCTGGCAGGGGGACTGGTGACCACCGCACCTTCGGAGAAGGATCTGAAGAATCCAGAGATAGGGAGGCTGGTGGAGAAGTACTTGGCCAGGAAAAAGGGGGTACCCACAGAACACATCCTCAAGCTCTTCAGGCTGATAGAGAATCTTTCCCTTGGAGGACAGCTTCCGGAATGCATGCATGGGGCCGGTTCACCCCAAGCCCAGAAGATCGTGATAAGGAGGAGGGCCGGAATCGAGGAAAAAAAGGAGTTCGCCAAGAAAATCGTGGGTTTGGAAAGGGACGAACACTTGGAAAAAATCAGGGGGTCCAAATAA
- a CDS encoding radical SAM protein — MQVLRIPPPFSCGLFLTYRCVGECRHCMYACSPHRKEDWIDPTGAEKVLAKLAAAFREQYPPGFSRVGVNLGLHFTGGEPFLNFSLLRKLVKIASELEIPATFVETNAFWCVEEEETKERLLALKEEGLDGLLVSTNPFVLEHVPFERAELAVRVGGEIFGRNLLVYQEGFFRWAFRRGFRGILRLEKLLELEGEEILAELELLPMGRFPFRLGHLCAHYPAEHFLHRSCLGELTRPWHVHVDNYFNYLPGYCGGISLGDARHLEFPAELKLEDFPVLRALATSLGKLLELGKEHGYRERKEGYVSACHLCLDIRRHLVKQTKEFRELRPLEFYYFL, encoded by the coding sequence ATGCAGGTCCTGAGAATACCTCCACCTTTCTCCTGCGGACTTTTCCTCACGTACAGGTGCGTGGGTGAATGCAGGCATTGCATGTACGCCTGTTCCCCGCACAGGAAAGAGGATTGGATCGATCCAACTGGAGCCGAGAAGGTCCTCGCCAAACTTGCAGCCGCTTTCCGGGAGCAATATCCACCTGGTTTCAGCAGGGTGGGGGTGAACCTTGGTCTACACTTCACGGGTGGGGAACCCTTTCTCAATTTCTCCCTTCTCCGTAAGTTGGTGAAGATAGCGAGTGAGCTGGAGATTCCGGCCACCTTTGTTGAAACCAACGCCTTCTGGTGTGTGGAGGAAGAGGAAACTAAGGAGAGGCTCCTCGCCCTCAAGGAGGAAGGACTGGACGGTTTGCTGGTAAGCACCAATCCCTTCGTTTTGGAGCACGTTCCCTTCGAGCGTGCCGAGTTGGCGGTGAGGGTGGGAGGGGAGATCTTCGGGAGGAATTTGCTGGTTTACCAGGAAGGTTTTTTCCGCTGGGCTTTCAGGAGGGGCTTTCGTGGAATCCTCAGACTGGAGAAGCTGTTGGAGTTGGAGGGGGAAGAAATCCTAGCAGAACTGGAGCTTTTACCGATGGGTAGGTTTCCCTTCAGATTGGGACACCTCTGTGCTCACTATCCAGCCGAACACTTTCTCCACCGTTCCTGTTTGGGAGAGCTTACCAGACCCTGGCATGTGCATGTGGACAATTACTTCAACTATCTTCCCGGCTATTGTGGTGGAATTTCGCTGGGTGATGCTAGACATCTGGAGTTTCCAGCAGAGCTAAAGTTGGAGGATTTTCCCGTTCTCCGGGCCTTGGCCACCAGTCTGGGAAAACTGTTGGAACTTGGAAAGGAACATGGTTATAGGGAGAGGAAGGAGGGATATGTTTCGGCGTGTCACCTCTGCCTCGATATCCGGAGACACCTCGTAAAACAGACGAAAGAATTCAGGGAACTTCGTCCCCTCGAATTCTATTACTTCCTCTAG
- a CDS encoding phospholipase D-like domain-containing protein yields MDLIFSNSCGAPSCFFFTLDRSEEVEPSPIRVGKGAGEEVLKIIQQANKSLFVVSPWISPSLADLLVRREREGIRVEVVTLNDPSTNKEALRRLFRTERKLRLPLLICGSLLTLLGLVFLQKFLYPSLLLLFTGLFAMLLGRGKGRMIANVTRAVVLPPSSGLHAKIYLADENVLLVGSPNLTIAGIRSNLEAVAKLKISEEEAKKIRAIFFPQG; encoded by the coding sequence TTGGATCTGATCTTCTCAAATTCATGCGGAGCTCCGAGTTGCTTTTTTTTTACTCTAGATAGAAGTGAGGAAGTGGAGCCTTCCCCCATTAGGGTGGGAAAAGGAGCTGGTGAAGAAGTTCTAAAGATAATTCAACAAGCCAACAAGAGTCTCTTCGTGGTCTCGCCCTGGATTTCACCTTCTTTGGCAGACTTGTTGGTCAGAAGGGAGAGGGAAGGAATCAGGGTTGAAGTGGTTACCCTAAACGATCCTTCAACCAATAAAGAGGCTCTACGCCGCCTTTTCCGCACGGAAAGGAAATTAAGACTTCCCTTGTTAATCTGTGGTAGTCTCCTTACCCTGCTCGGTCTGGTCTTTCTACAGAAGTTTCTTTACCCGAGCTTACTCCTCCTGTTTACAGGACTTTTCGCGATGCTCTTGGGCAGGGGAAAAGGCAGGATGATTGCGAATGTCACGCGTGCTGTTGTCCTCCCACCCTCTTCCGGCCTCCATGCCAAAATTTACTTGGCCGATGAAAACGTCCTCCTCGTAGGCTCCCCAAATCTGACAATAGCTGGAATCCGCTCTAACCTAGAAGCTGTAGCAAAGCTGAAAATCTCGGAGGAAGAGGCGAAGAAAATTAGGGCAATATTCTTTCCTCAGGGTTGA